In the Desulfovibrio subterraneus genome, GAACGGCCATTTTTTGAAGATGGCCGCGTGGCTGGTGGCATAGGGGTGGCCCGCGACGTGACCGAACGGGTTCGGGCCACCGAGGAATCACGCAGGCTCAGGATTCTGCTGGCCAACATCATTAACGCCATGCCCTCTGTGCTTGTGGGGGTGGACCCGAAAGGGTGTGTGGTGCAGTGGAACACGCAGGCTGAGAATGATTCCGGCGTGAGCGCCGCAGAGGCCATGGGCAAACCGCTGCGCGAGGCGTATCCCAGACTTGCTTCCATGCTTGATGAAGTGGGCAGGGCAATGGCATCCGGTGAGCCCATTACCTTGCCACGCAGGCAGATGTATCAGGACGGCAGACTGCGCATAGAAAGTGTGACCATATTTCCCCTGCCGTGCGATGAATGCGGCGATTCGGGCGGAGCGGTTATCCGCCTTGATGATGTGACCGAGCAGGTGCGTCTGGAACAGATAATGATTCAGACGGAAAAGATGATGTCTGTGGGCGGGCTTGCGGCAGGTATGGCGCACGAGATTAACAACCCGCTGGGCGGGATTCTGCAGGGAGCGCAAAATATTCTGCGGCGGCTTTCATCGGATTTGCAGGCCAACCGCGACGCGGCAGAGATTGTGGGATGTCCGCTTGATTCCATTCAGGCCTACATTGAAGAGCGTAAAATTCTGAAGATGCTTGAAGGAATACGCGAAGCTGCCGTGCGCGCGGCAGACATAGTGCAGAACATGCTCAGTTTTGCCCGCAAGAGCGAATCTACCTACAGTACGCAGCAGCTGAATGAAATAATGGATAATACTGTCCGATTGGCTTCTACTGACTATGATCTCAAGAAAAGCTACGATTTTCGGCATATTGAGATTGTCCGGGATTTCGAAGAAAACCTGCCCCTCATCACCTGTTCGAGAACCGAGATTGAGCAGGTGCTGCTGAACCTGCTGCGGAATGCGGCACAGGCTATGGTACAGATAGAAAAGCCCGTTATTACGCTGCGTACCCGCAGTGAGACGGTGTATCTTGCCGGTGAGGGCAGGAAGTATCTGACCGTGGAAGTGGAAGACAACGGGCCGGGTATGGATGAACAGGTGCGCAACCGCGTTTTCGAACCGTTTTTTACGACCAAGGAGCCGGGAGTGGGAACGGGATTGGGACTTTCCGTATCGTATTTTATCGTAACGGAAAATCACAAGGGGCAGATGGAGGTGGAATCTCTGCCCGGTGCGGGCACCCGATTCACTATCCGTCTACCCCTTGAAGAACCGTCTGTGCAGACGGAAAACTGATTTATCCGAAAGGATTGAGAGAACGAATTACCTGCCCCAGTCCCGGGCCCTGTTTGTGCTTGTCTCCGTTGCCGTCTGTGATGTCGCGGAGAACGAGCGCCAGCTGGTCGGGGCATGAGGTATTTTTTTTGCCGCAGGGCAGGCCGGCAAGGGTGCTGATGACAGTTTCCACTTCCTGCCCTTCAAGAAGGCGGGTGATGGCGGTGAGTGATCCGGGGCAGCCACCCACAAATTGCAGATTATGTATCTTGCCGTCCGTGATGCTGAAGAGGATTTGCTTGGCGCACACACCTGAGGGGGTGAACGTATACATGAGAATTAGTGCTCCTGATTGGTTGTGGCGCACACTCTACGGCGGCCCTCAGGTAATGTAAAGGTTGTTTGTCCGGGCGCATTTTATCCAGGTATCTTTCCGATACAGGTGCTCATGATCCATTATCTGCGTAACGCCAGCGTGCGGATCAAGCTTATAGGCATCAATGCCATCCTTCTGCTGCTTCTGTTCTGCATGGGCGGCGGATTCACCTATCTTTTTGTTTCCCACATCTTTCTTGAACGGGTTGAATCCCGGATCAGGCTGGCATCCGGAATGGTTGCAGGCAACATGGAATTTGCCGGTGAGATGGCCCTAAGGAGCTATCTGAAGGCACAGGCAGAAACCATTCTCGGAGTTGTGCAGGCCTTGTATTCTGAAAGTCTGCGCAAAGGGCATGGCATGGAAGAGGCCCGCCGAAGGGCTGCCGAGTTTCTTGCCGCCCAGACGGTAGGGAAGAGCGGATATATTTTCTGTCTGGATGATCAGGGCAAACCTGTGTTTCGCCCCCGCTCGTGGCAGTCCGGTGCTGAGGATGGGCAGGAAGCCATTCTCCGCCGTATGCTGAAAACGGGGAACGGCTATATCGAGTATGAATGGACGAATGCAGGAGAAGCTGCCCCGCGTCCCAAGGCAGCCTATGTGGCGCTGTTTCGTCCCTGGGGATGGTATGTAGGCGTTTCGGGGTATCGGGATGAATTCTCGAGCCTTGTCACCATGGCCGATCTCAAGGGGGTGCTTTCCTCTGTCGCGTTGTCGCCCGGCGGGCTGACCTTTCTTATCGGCAGCGATGGTTCTCTGCTTCTGGGCAATGCCTCCAACAGTACGGCGCAGTCCGAGCTGCGCTCGGTCTATCAACTGTTTGTCAGCGACATGATGCGGAGAAAAAGCGGCAGAATCGAATATCAATGGAAGGACCCGGGCAGTTCGGGATTCCGTGAGCGCCTGATCGTGTTTCAGGAGCTGCCGAAATTTAACTGGATAGTGGGTACTTCCGGCTATGTTGATGCGATCTATGCTCCGGTATATCGGGTTAAATATTGGATTGCAGGCGTCTTCGCCATGTTTTTTGTCCTGGTCGCGGGAGTCGGACATCTCGCGGGCATGTCCATTGTCCGGCCATTGGGAGAAATGACCGAGTGTTTCCGCCGCGGGGCCAAAGGGGACTATAGTGTGCGGAGCCGGAGGGGAGGGCTGGATGAACTCGGGGCCATGGGCCGCTATTTCAATGAGCTTATGGAGCGCCTGCAACGGCAGACCGATTTTCTGGAAAGGACAGTGGAGGAGCGCACCCGCGAGCTGGCGCACCTTAATAACGAGTATCTGCGGGAAATTGACCAGAAGAATCTGGCAGAGGAAAAGTTGAGGCTGCAGGTGGCTTTTCTGAATACTCTGCTGTCGGCGATTCCGAGCCCTGTATTTTATCAGGGGGCAGACGGACGGTTTCTGGGCTGCAACAGGAGCTACGCCCACGACGTGCTGGGAACCGAGCCCGAAGCTGTGCAGGGTAAGACCCTGCGTGATTTCGGAGGCACCTATTCCCATGAGTTGAGCAGCACCATAATGAAAAGTCATGCCCGCCTGCTCAGAAGCGGAGGGCGGATGACCGTTGAGCAGGTATTGCCATGCGCGGACGGGCATTTTCACGACTTCGTCATCGACAAGACCGTGTTTCATGATAGGGAGGGCAAGCCCGCCGGCATCATAGGCGTTCTGGTGGACATTACCGAGCGCAGAAGGGTGGAGCGGGACAGAGAACTGCTTGAAAGGGCAGTGGAAAGGGCCAGCAGTGCCATTTTCATTACTGAGGAGGATTTCGGTCTGATCCGGTATGTGAACTGCGCTTTTGAAGAGGATACGGGCTTGAATCGTGAAGAGACTGCGGGCAGGCCGTTCAGAGATTTTGCCGCAGCGCTGTATCGCGAGCAGGATATTCTCGAAAGCATCCTTGCTTCTGTCCGCAGCAGGAATGTGTGGGCCGGAAGGTTGACCGCCATGCGCAGGGACGGGAGCGTATATGAAGCGGAGCTCACTGTTTCTGCCGTTCGCGATGAAAGCGGGAAGGCACGCTGGCTTGTCGGTGTGCAGAACGACATATCCGAGAGGGGGGTAATGGAGGCGAAACTGCTGCAGGCGCAGAAGCTGGAATCTATTGGGCTGCTCGCGGCAGGCATAGCGCATGAGATTAATACACCTACACAGTTTGTGAGTGACAATCTGCGCTTTATTCAGGATTCCACTGATACCCTTCTTGAGCTGGTGAATGCCTGTGACGTCATTGCTGGTCAGGCACCCGGGACGGACGCCGATACCGAGGAATTTTTCAGCGCATGGGGAAAAAGGGCGGAAGAGGAAGGGCTGGATTTTCTCCGCGATGAACTCCCCAATGCCATTGCGCAGTCGCTGGAAGGCATTGAACGCATATCAAGCATTGTCAGTGCCATGAAGGAATTTTCGCACC is a window encoding:
- a CDS encoding PAS domain S-box protein, with protein sequence MKRRGRPQIPRPASEQGEGHAPEHMADAFVGPDDGQTLEIEKLIGLGERSLRKSYYPELRRKIAELERFQVLVDTARDYIYLVRLDPPGVVHANYAAMECFGACVSLEEHRMEELFGQDMADRLQYFFRHPGECRHVTFQTELPRNLKRSIPVEVSASLHNLDGVEYAVIVARDISERLRAEQKLEQSAQRISDMASELEFLLSNMGDCLYRRGMDGRFSYISPSIYHVTGYSAEEFIESGRMYRTDNPMNRSLDDNIRRILQGEEIPPFHAELRFKNGTIGVLEVLERPFFEDGRVAGGIGVARDVTERVRATEESRRLRILLANIINAMPSVLVGVDPKGCVVQWNTQAENDSGVSAAEAMGKPLREAYPRLASMLDEVGRAMASGEPITLPRRQMYQDGRLRIESVTIFPLPCDECGDSGGAVIRLDDVTEQVRLEQIMIQTEKMMSVGGLAAGMAHEINNPLGGILQGAQNILRRLSSDLQANRDAAEIVGCPLDSIQAYIEERKILKMLEGIREAAVRAADIVQNMLSFARKSESTYSTQQLNEIMDNTVRLASTDYDLKKSYDFRHIEIVRDFEENLPLITCSRTEIEQVLLNLLRNAAQAMVQIEKPVITLRTRSETVYLAGEGRKYLTVEVEDNGPGMDEQVRNRVFEPFFTTKEPGVGTGLGLSVSYFIVTENHKGQMEVESLPGAGTRFTIRLPLEEPSVQTEN
- a CDS encoding TIGR03905 family TSCPD domain-containing protein, producing the protein MYTFTPSGVCAKQILFSITDGKIHNLQFVGGCPGSLTAITRLLEGQEVETVISTLAGLPCGKKNTSCPDQLALVLRDITDGNGDKHKQGPGLGQVIRSLNPFG
- a CDS encoding cache domain-containing protein, producing the protein MIHYLRNASVRIKLIGINAILLLLLFCMGGGFTYLFVSHIFLERVESRIRLASGMVAGNMEFAGEMALRSYLKAQAETILGVVQALYSESLRKGHGMEEARRRAAEFLAAQTVGKSGYIFCLDDQGKPVFRPRSWQSGAEDGQEAILRRMLKTGNGYIEYEWTNAGEAAPRPKAAYVALFRPWGWYVGVSGYRDEFSSLVTMADLKGVLSSVALSPGGLTFLIGSDGSLLLGNASNSTAQSELRSVYQLFVSDMMRRKSGRIEYQWKDPGSSGFRERLIVFQELPKFNWIVGTSGYVDAIYAPVYRVKYWIAGVFAMFFVLVAGVGHLAGMSIVRPLGEMTECFRRGAKGDYSVRSRRGGLDELGAMGRYFNELMERLQRQTDFLERTVEERTRELAHLNNEYLREIDQKNLAEEKLRLQVAFLNTLLSAIPSPVFYQGADGRFLGCNRSYAHDVLGTEPEAVQGKTLRDFGGTYSHELSSTIMKSHARLLRSGGRMTVEQVLPCADGHFHDFVIDKTVFHDREGKPAGIIGVLVDITERRRVERDRELLERAVERASSAIFITEEDFGLIRYVNCAFEEDTGLNREETAGRPFRDFAAALYREQDILESILASVRSRNVWAGRLTAMRRDGSVYEAELTVSAVRDESGKARWLVGVQNDISERGVMEAKLLQAQKLESIGLLAAGIAHEINTPTQFVSDNLRFIQDSTDTLLELVNACDVIAGQAPGTDADTEEFFSAWGKRAEEEGLDFLRDELPNAIAQSLEGIERISSIVSAMKEFSHPGRKEKQQANLNDALRNTLTVTRNEWKYVANVVLDLDESLPEVHCLLTEMNQVFMNIIINAAHAIVEKLKTEHINRDSSTGVLSVSGEMGQIHISSGVQDGRVCIRIADNGVGIAAEHLRMIFDPFFTTKEVGKGTGQGLAIARDVVVNKHGGTLEVESEVGKGATFIISLPLDQE